GCTGGCGGTGATGACCACCGCCCCACCGGCCTTTTGGGTTAAAGTGGCATAGCTGATTACCGGCGTCGGCGCTGTACTGGTGGAAAGGTAAGCCTTTATCCCGTTGGCGGCCGCCACTTCAGCCACCGCCGCCGCGAAGTCATCGGAGGCAAAACGCGTATCATAGCCGATAATCAGCCCCCGCCCGGCCAGCCCGGTCTGTTTCAGGTAATCGGCCACCGCCTGGGCGCAGACTCTGACGTTAGCAAAGGTAAAGTCTTCAGCGATGATGCCCCGCCACCCGTCAGTGCCGAATTTAATTGGATTTTCTTTCAATCCTATATCCTTCTGCAAGTCCGCCCGGAAACTGTCATTGCGAAACCATTCCGCTATAGGCGGAAGGCGAAGCAATCTGTGTGTGGGGAAGGGTACCCCTCACCTCTCAGATTGCCGCGTC
This DNA window, taken from Dehalococcoidales bacterium, encodes the following:
- a CDS encoding phosphoglucomutase/phosphomannomutase family protein; this translates as MKENPIKFGTDGWRGIIAEDFTFANVRVCAQAVADYLKQTGLAGRGLIIGYDTRFASDDFAAAVAEVAAANGIKAYLSTSTAPTPVISYATLTQKAGGAVVITAS